One Leucobacter muris DNA segment encodes these proteins:
- the murD gene encoding UDP-N-acetylmuramoyl-L-alanine--D-glutamate ligase, with protein MTETAGDDVNQTQWTTERVLALSSWHDDWRGLRVAVLGLGVTGFSVADTLVELGARVRVVYGAPDPDRERLLDVIGAERFCAESNPEQLGDLAAFGPDLVVVSPGYRPDHPLTAWAAQRGLPVWGDIELGWRLRDKTPRVADWICITGTNGKTTTTQLTAHMLVAGGLRATPAGNIGTPILDALRDPQGYDAIVVELSSFQLERLGEISPYASACLNFADDHLDWHGGPEAYWAAKAKVYEHTQVACVYNRADAETERMVEEADVVEGARAVSFGLDSPPPSGFGVVEGILIDRGFHAERRAEAYELVTVAELAERGIAAPHMVQNVLAASALARSRGVEPAEIAHAILNFTPDAHRAQLLGEHDGVQWIDDSKATNAHAADASLRALRRVVWIVGGLLKGVDIGQLVSEHAHRLRGVVVIGAERDDVLTALERHAPDVPRIEISDDAEARETVEAGRAGEVMTRAVQAAASLATEGDTVLLAPAAASMDQFKDYPDRGRQFQAAVRELE; from the coding sequence ATGACGGAGACAGCGGGGGACGACGTGAACCAGACCCAGTGGACCACGGAGCGCGTGCTCGCGCTCTCGAGCTGGCACGACGACTGGCGCGGCCTGCGGGTCGCGGTGCTCGGCCTCGGAGTCACCGGGTTCTCGGTCGCCGACACCCTGGTCGAGCTCGGCGCCCGCGTGCGCGTCGTCTACGGCGCGCCGGATCCGGATCGCGAGCGACTGCTCGACGTCATCGGCGCGGAGCGGTTCTGCGCCGAGAGCAATCCCGAGCAGCTCGGCGACCTCGCCGCCTTCGGCCCCGACCTCGTCGTCGTCTCGCCGGGATACCGGCCGGACCACCCCCTCACGGCGTGGGCGGCCCAGCGCGGCCTCCCCGTGTGGGGCGACATCGAGCTCGGCTGGCGGCTGCGTGACAAGACCCCGCGAGTGGCCGACTGGATCTGCATCACCGGCACCAACGGCAAGACCACCACCACGCAGCTCACCGCCCACATGCTCGTGGCCGGCGGCCTGCGGGCCACCCCCGCCGGCAACATCGGCACCCCGATCCTCGATGCACTGCGCGACCCGCAGGGCTACGACGCGATCGTCGTCGAGCTCTCCAGCTTCCAGCTCGAGCGTCTGGGCGAGATCTCGCCCTACGCGAGCGCCTGCCTCAACTTCGCCGACGACCACCTCGACTGGCACGGCGGCCCGGAGGCCTACTGGGCGGCGAAGGCGAAGGTCTACGAGCACACCCAGGTCGCGTGCGTCTACAACCGGGCCGACGCCGAGACCGAGCGCATGGTCGAGGAGGCCGACGTGGTCGAGGGCGCCCGAGCCGTCAGCTTCGGCCTCGACTCGCCCCCGCCGAGCGGCTTCGGCGTGGTCGAGGGCATCCTGATCGACCGCGGCTTCCACGCCGAGCGACGCGCCGAGGCCTACGAGCTCGTGACCGTCGCCGAACTCGCCGAGCGCGGCATCGCCGCCCCCCACATGGTGCAGAACGTGCTCGCGGCGAGCGCCCTCGCCCGCTCCCGAGGCGTCGAGCCCGCCGAGATCGCCCACGCGATCCTGAACTTCACGCCGGACGCCCACCGCGCCCAGCTGCTCGGCGAGCACGACGGCGTGCAGTGGATCGACGACTCGAAGGCCACGAACGCCCACGCCGCGGACGCCTCGCTGCGCGCCCTGCGGCGGGTGGTCTGGATCGTGGGCGGCCTGCTCAAGGGCGTCGACATCGGCCAGCTCGTCTCCGAGCACGCCCACCGCCTGCGCGGCGTCGTCGTGATCGGCGCCGAGCGCGACGACGTGCTCACGGCTCTCGAGCGGCACGCACCCGACGTGCCCCGCATCGAGATCTCCGACGATGCCGAGGCGCGCGAAACCGTCGAGGCCGGCCGCGCCGGCGAGGTGATGACCCGCGCGGTGCAGGCCGCCGCGTCGCTCGCGACCGAGGGCGACACGGTGCTGCTCGCCCCCGCCGCCGCATCGATGGACCAGTTCAAGGACTACCCGGATCGTGGCCGCCAGTTCCAGGCGGCCGTGCGCGAACTGGAGTGA
- the mraY gene encoding phospho-N-acetylmuramoyl-pentapeptide-transferase, producing the protein MIALLIAGGFSLLYSLLLTPLFVRGFNRLRWGQPIRVDGPKEHEVKRGTPTMGGLIFLSGSVIAYFVGKLVMGETPSPSALLVILMAVGAGLVGFVDDFMKARLQNSAGLNGWAKIAGQVAIAVAFALLGLRFANEAGVTPISTHISVFRDLPFDFTVLGPILGIGLFIIWIMVIVTATTNAVNVTDGLDGLAAGSAIFAFGAYLVIGFWQSAQSCAATAGELGCYATRDPMDLAVIAAAFLGGVAGFLWWNTNPAKVFMGDTGSMAIGGAIAAFAILTRTELLLLLVGGLFIIETGSVILQRLYFKVTKGRRIFLMSPIHHHFELKGWAEVTVVVRFWIVAGLFAIAGVGAFYGEWLLQQ; encoded by the coding sequence ATGATCGCGCTGCTGATCGCGGGCGGCTTCTCGCTGCTCTACTCGCTGCTGCTCACGCCGCTGTTCGTGCGAGGGTTCAACCGTCTGCGCTGGGGCCAGCCGATCCGGGTCGACGGCCCGAAGGAGCACGAGGTGAAGCGGGGCACCCCCACCATGGGCGGCCTCATCTTCCTCTCCGGCTCGGTCATCGCCTACTTCGTGGGCAAACTCGTGATGGGCGAGACGCCGTCGCCTTCGGCCCTGCTCGTGATCCTCATGGCCGTGGGCGCCGGCCTCGTCGGCTTCGTCGACGACTTCATGAAGGCCCGGCTGCAGAACTCGGCCGGCCTGAACGGTTGGGCGAAGATCGCCGGTCAGGTCGCGATCGCCGTCGCCTTCGCGCTGCTCGGCCTGCGCTTCGCGAACGAGGCCGGCGTCACGCCGATCTCGACGCACATCTCGGTGTTCCGCGACCTGCCGTTCGACTTCACGGTGCTCGGCCCGATCCTCGGCATCGGCCTCTTCATCATCTGGATCATGGTGATCGTCACCGCGACGACCAACGCCGTGAACGTGACCGACGGCCTCGACGGTCTCGCGGCGGGCTCGGCCATCTTCGCGTTCGGCGCCTACCTCGTCATCGGCTTCTGGCAGTCGGCGCAGAGCTGCGCCGCGACCGCGGGCGAGCTCGGCTGCTACGCCACGCGAGATCCCATGGACCTCGCCGTCATCGCGGCCGCGTTCCTCGGCGGCGTCGCCGGCTTCCTCTGGTGGAACACGAACCCAGCCAAGGTGTTCATGGGCGACACCGGGTCGATGGCCATCGGCGGTGCGATCGCCGCGTTCGCGATCCTCACCCGCACCGAGCTGCTGCTGCTGCTCGTCGGCGGCCTCTTCATCATCGAGACCGGCTCGGTGATTCTGCAGCGCCTCTACTTCAAGGTGACGAAGGGCCGGCGCATCTTCCTGATGAGCCCCATCCATCACCACTTCGAGCTCAAAGGCTGGGCCGAGGTGACGGTGGTGGTGAGGTTCTGGATCGTCGCCGGCCTGTTCGCGATCGCGGGCGTGGGCGCCTTCTACGGCGAGTGGCTGCTGCAGCAGTGA
- a CDS encoding UDP-N-acetylmuramoyl-tripeptide--D-alanyl-D-alanine ligase translates to MIELTLEEVARATGGRLAGPEGADPAAVVAGESQTDSREVRPGQIFFARRGEETDGHLFAGKAVEAGAALLVVERELDDRVPQIVVDDATDALGALATEVVRRVRDLGDLTIVGITGSNGKTTTKNLVAEMAQRLGPTVASAKSFNNEVGGPLTMLRVDGATRTLVAEMGASAEGEIARLTAMAPPHIGVVLSVGLAHAGEFGGIETTFRTKSEMVRDLPEDAVAVLNRDDPRVAQMAELTRARVRWFGLHPDADVRASDVDSSAEGTRFTLHAPLANGETASLPVRFRVLGEHHVMNALAAAAVGLELGLPLAEVVETLEAATLAAPGRMQVLGGRDGVTIINDAYNASPDSMSAALRTLAQVRRPDGRSVAVLGAMSELGEYSIEEHIRIGLQAVRLRISELVVVGADARHLHISAINEGSWDGESVFFETRGEAYDYLTSTLRPNDTVLVKSSNAAGLQSLGDRLGEAYA, encoded by the coding sequence GTGATTGAACTGACGCTGGAAGAGGTCGCGCGCGCGACCGGCGGGCGGCTTGCCGGACCGGAGGGCGCCGATCCCGCGGCCGTGGTCGCGGGGGAGTCGCAGACCGATTCGCGCGAGGTGCGGCCCGGCCAGATCTTCTTCGCCCGCCGCGGCGAGGAGACCGACGGCCACCTCTTCGCGGGCAAGGCCGTCGAAGCGGGCGCCGCGCTGCTCGTCGTCGAGCGCGAGCTCGACGATCGGGTGCCGCAGATCGTCGTCGACGACGCGACCGACGCGCTCGGGGCCCTCGCGACCGAGGTCGTGCGCCGGGTGCGCGACCTCGGCGACCTGACGATCGTCGGCATCACCGGATCCAACGGCAAGACGACCACCAAGAACCTCGTCGCCGAGATGGCGCAGCGGCTCGGCCCGACCGTAGCGTCGGCGAAGTCGTTCAACAACGAGGTCGGCGGCCCGCTCACCATGCTGCGCGTCGACGGGGCCACGCGCACGCTCGTCGCCGAGATGGGTGCGAGCGCCGAGGGCGAGATCGCCCGCCTCACGGCCATGGCGCCTCCGCACATCGGCGTGGTGCTCTCGGTCGGCCTCGCCCACGCCGGAGAGTTCGGCGGCATCGAGACCACGTTCCGCACGAAGAGCGAGATGGTGCGCGATCTGCCCGAGGACGCGGTGGCCGTGCTCAACCGCGACGATCCCCGCGTCGCGCAGATGGCCGAACTCACCCGCGCCCGCGTGCGCTGGTTCGGCCTGCACCCCGACGCCGACGTGCGCGCGAGCGACGTCGACTCCTCCGCCGAGGGCACCCGCTTCACCCTGCACGCCCCGCTCGCGAACGGCGAGACCGCGTCGCTGCCCGTGCGCTTCCGCGTGCTCGGCGAACACCACGTCATGAACGCGCTGGCCGCCGCGGCGGTCGGCCTCGAGCTCGGCCTCCCGCTCGCCGAGGTCGTCGAGACCCTCGAAGCCGCGACGCTCGCGGCGCCCGGGCGCATGCAGGTGCTCGGCGGCCGCGACGGCGTCACGATCATCAACGACGCCTACAACGCGAGCCCGGACTCGATGAGCGCCGCGCTGCGCACCCTCGCTCAGGTGCGCAGGCCCGACGGCCGGTCCGTCGCCGTGCTCGGCGCGATGAGCGAGCTCGGCGAGTACTCGATCGAGGAGCACATCCGCATCGGCCTGCAGGCCGTGCGACTGCGCATCTCCGAGCTGGTCGTCGTCGGCGCCGACGCGCGCCACCTGCACATCAGCGCCATCAACGAGGGATCGTGGGACGGCGAGAGCGTGTTCTTCGAGACCCGCGGCGAGGCCTACGACTACCTGACGAGCACGCTGCGGCCGAACGACACCGTGCTCGTGAAATCGTCCAATGCGGCGGGCCTGCAATCGCTCGGCGACCGACTCGGGGAGGCCTACGCATGA
- a CDS encoding Mur ligase family protein, with product MSTGDALSIRPQHPAPVRLDELAVRFALEPRGETAGLAANGVTLDSRDVRPGDLYAALPGARRHGASFARQAEAAGAVALLTDAEGAGIARETGSALPILVSEQNPREILGEVAASVYATGDFGAKVFGITGTNGKTSVVYLLAELLRAAGFTPGLSSTAERRIGDEVIVSDLTSPEAPELHALLARMGEKGVDGVAIEVSAHAVERHRIDGVRFDVVAFNNFSQDHLDDFGDMESYFAAKLALFAPEHAERGVVVVDSPYGQRIARESRIPVTRLATEYGQDADWHLAITRQTIDGVSFVLQGPAGAHFRGSVPVFGRFMAENAALALIMLHEAGIPLAQVEAGLERGRIPVYIPGRLELMSAPDAQGPRFYVDYGHTPGAFEAMLDALGEVAPGRIVFLFGADGDRDTSKREEMGRIAGAGSDTVIVCDYHPRSEPPEAIRAQLIEGARSAKRAEVIEEGDPRAAIRLAISLARAGDVILYAGPGHEDYQEVAGQHLPYSARDEVRGALREAGLLP from the coding sequence GTGAGTACCGGAGATGCCCTGAGCATCCGACCGCAGCACCCCGCACCCGTCAGGCTCGACGAGCTGGCGGTGCGCTTCGCCCTCGAACCGCGCGGTGAGACGGCGGGTCTCGCCGCGAACGGCGTCACCCTCGACTCCCGCGACGTGCGGCCCGGCGACCTCTACGCGGCCCTGCCCGGTGCGCGCCGCCACGGCGCCTCCTTCGCCCGGCAGGCCGAGGCCGCCGGGGCGGTGGCGCTGCTCACCGATGCCGAGGGGGCCGGGATCGCCCGCGAGACCGGATCCGCGCTGCCGATCCTCGTATCGGAGCAGAACCCGCGCGAGATCCTCGGCGAGGTGGCGGCGAGCGTCTACGCCACGGGCGACTTCGGCGCCAAGGTGTTCGGCATCACCGGCACGAACGGGAAGACGAGCGTGGTCTACCTGCTCGCCGAGCTGCTGCGGGCGGCCGGCTTCACGCCGGGCCTCAGCTCGACGGCCGAGCGGCGCATCGGCGACGAGGTGATCGTCTCCGACCTCACGAGCCCGGAGGCGCCCGAACTGCACGCGCTGCTCGCACGCATGGGTGAGAAGGGCGTCGACGGCGTCGCCATCGAGGTCTCGGCGCACGCCGTGGAGCGGCACCGCATCGACGGCGTGCGATTCGACGTGGTGGCCTTCAACAACTTCTCGCAGGACCACCTCGACGACTTCGGCGACATGGAGAGCTACTTCGCGGCGAAGCTCGCGCTCTTCGCCCCCGAGCACGCCGAGCGCGGCGTCGTGGTGGTCGACTCTCCCTACGGGCAGCGCATCGCCCGTGAATCGCGCATCCCCGTCACGAGGCTCGCGACCGAGTACGGGCAGGACGCCGACTGGCATCTCGCGATCACCCGGCAGACGATCGACGGGGTGTCGTTCGTGCTGCAGGGGCCTGCCGGCGCGCACTTCCGGGGCAGTGTGCCCGTCTTCGGCCGGTTCATGGCCGAGAACGCCGCGCTCGCCCTCATCATGCTCCACGAGGCAGGCATCCCGCTCGCGCAGGTCGAGGCCGGGCTCGAGCGCGGCCGGATCCCGGTCTACATCCCGGGGCGGCTCGAGCTGATGTCCGCGCCCGACGCGCAGGGCCCGCGCTTCTACGTCGACTACGGCCACACTCCGGGCGCCTTCGAAGCGATGCTCGATGCGCTCGGAGAGGTCGCCCCCGGCAGGATCGTCTTCCTGTTCGGCGCCGACGGCGACCGCGACACCTCGAAGCGCGAGGAGATGGGGCGGATCGCCGGGGCCGGATCCGACACCGTGATCGTCTGCGACTACCACCCGAGGTCGGAGCCGCCGGAGGCGATCCGCGCCCAGCTCATCGAGGGCGCCCGCTCGGCGAAGCGCGCGGAGGTGATCGAGGAGGGCGACCCCAGGGCGGCGATCCGCCTCGCCATTTCGCTCGCCCGAGCAGGGGACGTTATTCTGTATGCCGGTCCCGGACACGAGGACTACCAGGAAGTCGCCGGTCAGCATCTGCCGTACTCGGCGCGTGATGAGGTACGCGGCGCGCTCCGCGAGGCAGGATTGCTTCCGTGA
- a CDS encoding peptidoglycan D,D-transpeptidase FtsI family protein, translating to MRPLRGAALRRTIALAIIVVAALVFLVRLVDVQMVSAAALNEDARDKRAVPVKIPSVRGDIVDRDGEVLATTDERYDVQLSPKNTKLNGGKFPRPDLERGVGTVTVTAKDAFAEIGAITGQSSEEIQKIVDDALAENPKSDFAYVKRGIDLPTLNKLKKLQIPWLTFDQHHTRDYPNGAVAGNLIGFNGFEGVPLSGVEVSQDECLTGVDGQETYERGADGVALPGSVVVTEKAVDGGTVDLTIDLDLQWEAQQAINAQVQRVAADWGLLVVMDVKTGELVAVAEDGSVDPNDVDASDPAKREARSFTSPYEPGSTFKTITAAALIDQGVATPYTRNLTPDYLEPEPGVRFGDSFNHPPMQWTLTGILTQSSNVGTATLGTMLAPEVRYDYLQRFGVGIGTQAGLPVEDSGMLYAPEQWDRQTSYNTTFGQGLSSTIVQTAGVYQTIANGGVRVPPSLVRSCTDGEGERTELDHGESQRAVSEDTSAQMMQILETVVTEGWYNDIVAIPGYRIAGKTGTAEQVDPDTGRYRTDYVHSFAGIFPADDPRYVAVASIAFPSAGDGSVAALTAFREAAEATIRTFRIPPSTGTFEPLPTEY from the coding sequence ATGCGACCACTCCGCGGCGCCGCTCTGAGGCGCACGATCGCGCTCGCGATCATCGTCGTGGCGGCCCTCGTCTTCCTCGTGCGCCTCGTCGACGTGCAGATGGTGTCCGCCGCCGCGCTGAACGAGGATGCGCGCGACAAGCGCGCCGTGCCGGTCAAGATCCCGAGCGTGCGCGGCGACATCGTCGACCGCGACGGCGAGGTGCTCGCGACGACCGATGAGCGCTACGACGTGCAGCTCTCGCCGAAGAACACGAAGCTGAACGGCGGCAAGTTCCCCCGCCCGGACCTCGAGCGCGGCGTGGGCACGGTCACCGTGACCGCGAAGGATGCGTTCGCCGAGATCGGAGCGATCACCGGGCAGTCCTCCGAGGAGATCCAGAAGATCGTCGACGACGCGCTCGCGGAGAACCCGAAGTCGGACTTCGCCTACGTGAAGCGCGGCATCGACCTGCCGACGCTCAACAAGCTCAAGAAGCTGCAGATCCCGTGGCTGACCTTCGACCAGCACCACACCCGCGACTACCCGAACGGCGCGGTGGCCGGCAACCTGATCGGCTTCAACGGCTTCGAGGGGGTGCCGCTCTCGGGCGTCGAGGTGTCGCAGGACGAGTGCCTCACTGGCGTCGACGGCCAGGAGACCTACGAGCGCGGCGCCGACGGCGTGGCGCTTCCGGGCAGCGTCGTCGTGACCGAGAAGGCCGTCGACGGCGGCACCGTCGACCTCACCATCGACCTCGACCTGCAGTGGGAGGCGCAGCAGGCCATCAACGCGCAGGTGCAGCGCGTGGCGGCCGACTGGGGGCTGCTCGTGGTCATGGACGTGAAGACGGGCGAGCTGGTTGCCGTCGCCGAGGACGGCTCGGTCGATCCGAACGACGTCGACGCCTCGGACCCGGCGAAACGCGAGGCGCGATCCTTCACCTCCCCCTACGAGCCCGGCTCGACCTTCAAGACGATCACGGCGGCGGCCCTCATCGATCAGGGCGTCGCCACACCGTACACGCGCAACCTCACCCCCGACTACCTCGAGCCCGAGCCCGGCGTGCGCTTCGGCGACTCCTTCAACCACCCGCCGATGCAGTGGACGCTCACCGGTATCCTCACGCAGTCGTCGAACGTGGGCACGGCGACGCTCGGCACGATGCTCGCCCCCGAGGTGCGCTACGACTACCTGCAGCGCTTCGGCGTGGGCATCGGTACGCAGGCCGGCCTACCGGTCGAGGACTCGGGCATGCTCTACGCGCCCGAGCAGTGGGACCGGCAGACCTCGTACAACACCACCTTCGGTCAGGGCCTCTCGTCGACCATCGTGCAGACCGCGGGCGTGTACCAGACCATCGCGAACGGCGGCGTGCGCGTGCCGCCGAGCCTCGTGCGCAGCTGCACCGACGGCGAGGGAGAGCGCACCGAGCTCGACCACGGCGAATCGCAGCGCGCCGTCTCCGAGGACACCTCGGCGCAGATGATGCAGATACTCGAGACCGTCGTGACCGAGGGCTGGTACAACGACATCGTCGCGATCCCCGGCTACCGCATCGCGGGCAAGACCGGAACCGCCGAGCAGGTGGATCCGGATACCGGGCGCTACCGCACCGACTACGTGCACTCCTTCGCGGGCATCTTCCCCGCCGACGATCCCCGGTACGTCGCGGTAGCATCGATAGCATTCCCGTCGGCGGGCGACGGCAGCGTCGCGGCCCTCACGGCGTTCCGCGAGGCAGCCGAGGCGACGATCCGCACCTTCCGAATCCCGCCCTCCACGGGCACCTTCGAACCGCTCCCCACGGAGTACTGA
- the rsmH gene encoding 16S rRNA (cytosine(1402)-N(4))-methyltransferase RsmH, with protein sequence MTQHDNTHHDERDASELHVPVLLERCLELLAPALERPGAVVVDATLGMGGHTEAMLEAHPALTVIGLDRDTEALALAGRRLERFGDRVIRVHAVYDEIGGAVRDAGFDRIDGVLFDLGVSSLQLDEADRGFAYAQDAPLDMRMDQSRGETAAEVLASAPEGRLRAIFERYGEEPLAARYARAIIAARAEAPIERSGQLVEVLQRATPAAVRDQRHPAKRVFQALRIEVNGELAVLERAIPAALDLIGLGGRAVIMSYQSLEDRLVKRELARRSKSTAPPGLPVELPEHRPEFRLLTRGAELADEAERARNPRAIPVRLRAAERTREVR encoded by the coding sequence ATGACTCAGCACGACAACACCCACCACGACGAGCGGGATGCGAGCGAGCTGCACGTGCCCGTGCTGCTCGAGCGCTGCCTCGAACTGCTCGCGCCCGCGCTCGAGCGGCCCGGCGCCGTGGTCGTCGACGCCACCCTCGGCATGGGCGGTCACACCGAGGCCATGCTCGAAGCCCACCCCGCGCTCACCGTCATCGGGCTCGACCGCGACACTGAGGCCCTCGCACTCGCGGGCCGTCGGCTCGAACGGTTCGGCGACCGCGTCATCCGCGTGCACGCCGTGTACGACGAGATCGGAGGAGCGGTGCGCGACGCAGGCTTCGACCGCATCGACGGCGTGCTGTTCGACCTGGGCGTCTCGTCGTTGCAGCTCGACGAGGCCGACCGCGGCTTCGCCTACGCGCAGGACGCTCCGCTCGACATGCGCATGGACCAGAGCCGCGGAGAGACCGCGGCCGAGGTGCTCGCGTCGGCCCCCGAGGGCCGCCTGCGGGCGATCTTCGAGCGCTACGGAGAGGAGCCGCTCGCGGCCCGCTACGCCCGCGCGATCATCGCGGCGCGGGCCGAGGCGCCGATCGAGCGTAGCGGCCAGCTGGTCGAGGTGCTGCAGCGGGCCACGCCCGCGGCGGTGCGGGATCAGCGCCACCCGGCGAAGCGCGTCTTCCAGGCGCTGCGCATCGAGGTGAACGGCGAGCTCGCGGTGCTCGAGCGAGCGATCCCCGCCGCACTCGACCTGATCGGCCTCGGCGGGCGCGCGGTGATCATGTCCTACCAGTCGCTCGAGGACCGCCTCGTGAAGCGCGAGCTCGCGAGGCGCAGCAAGTCGACCGCCCCTCCCGGGCTTCCGGTCGAGCTGCCCGAGCACCGACCCGAGTTCCGCCTGCTCACCCGCGGCGCCGAACTCGCCGACGAAGCAGAACGGGCCCGCAATCCGCGGGCGATCCCGGTGCGGCTGCGAGCCGCTGAGCGTACGAGGGAGGTGCGATGA
- the mraZ gene encoding division/cell wall cluster transcriptional repressor MraZ: MFLGTFTPRLDEKGRLILPAKFRDELAEGLVITRGQERCLYVFSESEFAEMHDRIRQAPVTSKQARDYLRVFLSGAHPETPDKQSRITIPQALREYAGLDRELAVIGAGSRAEIWDAEAWQTYLTEQESAFSDIEEEVIPGMF; this comes from the coding sequence GTGTTTCTCGGTACCTTCACGCCCCGCCTCGACGAGAAGGGCCGGCTGATCCTCCCCGCCAAGTTCCGCGACGAGCTCGCCGAAGGCCTCGTCATCACCCGCGGGCAGGAGCGCTGCCTCTACGTCTTCAGCGAGAGCGAGTTCGCCGAGATGCACGACCGCATCCGGCAGGCGCCCGTCACCTCGAAGCAGGCGCGCGACTATCTGCGCGTGTTCCTCTCCGGCGCCCACCCCGAGACGCCCGACAAACAGAGCCGCATCACCATTCCGCAGGCCCTGCGCGAGTACGCCGGCCTCGACCGCGAACTCGCCGTGATCGGCGCGGGGAGCCGCGCTGAGATCTGGGACGCCGAGGCCTGGCAGACCTACCTGACCGAGCAGGAATCGGCCTTCTCCGACATCGAGGAGGAGGTGATCCCGGGCATGTTCTAG
- a CDS encoding DUF3040 domain-containing protein: MALSEHEQRLLDEMERSFYQSEADVMQTVPGARRRMNYRSLVLGIVVVLVGLGVLVGGVAAQQLWLGLIGFAAMLGGVMLMFVRGSETNLSADTVPGENPGDSGAQSAARESFSERMERRWDERMEGER, encoded by the coding sequence ATGGCGTTGTCAGAACATGAACAGCGGCTGCTCGACGAGATGGAGCGCAGCTTCTATCAGAGCGAAGCCGATGTGATGCAGACCGTTCCCGGCGCTCGCCGCCGCATGAACTACCGGTCCCTCGTGCTCGGCATCGTCGTGGTGCTCGTGGGGTTGGGGGTGCTGGTCGGTGGTGTCGCGGCGCAGCAGCTGTGGCTGGGCCTCATCGGCTTCGCCGCGATGCTCGGCGGAGTGATGCTGATGTTCGTGCGCGGCTCCGAGACCAATTTGAGCGCCGATACGGTACCCGGCGAGAACCCCGGTGATTCCGGCGCCCAGAGCGCGGCCCGCGAGTCATTCAGCGAGCGCATGGAGCGCCGCTGGGACGAGCGCATGGAGGGCGAGCGCTAG
- a CDS encoding polyprenyl synthetase family protein: MQETTRLAGLIQERINDTLGRHRRALEPLGADAKPLLDEAFGFLSGGKRFRAQFAVLGYRALRPLDLTAEVDAEFGAVLDAACALELFHAAALIHDDVIDRSDTRRGRPATHRLFAAMHQQHGWRGSADHFGLAGAILLGDLLQSWADELMQAAGDATADRGAARRARHHFNRMRSEVAAGQYLDVLEEQYAAFASHEEQLERSTRVLVYKSAKYSVEAPLLIGAALAGADEQHEQALADFGLPVGVAFQLRDDLLGVFGDEEITGKPIADDLSEGKRTVLVTLARENLPTTQRRIFDDLLGSELDREQVSMLQRTIRESGAVERVEEMITRNLDRATSSLQRAQIRPDAAQSLIGLSERAARRTF; the protein is encoded by the coding sequence GTGCAAGAAACGACGCGACTCGCAGGCCTTATTCAGGAGCGGATCAACGATACTCTGGGCCGGCACCGCCGCGCTCTCGAGCCCCTCGGAGCCGACGCGAAGCCCCTGCTCGACGAGGCCTTCGGCTTCCTCTCCGGAGGCAAGCGCTTCCGCGCCCAGTTCGCGGTGCTCGGGTACCGTGCGTTGCGCCCGCTCGATCTGACGGCCGAGGTCGACGCCGAGTTCGGCGCCGTGCTCGACGCCGCGTGCGCACTCGAGCTCTTCCACGCCGCAGCCCTCATCCACGACGACGTCATCGACCGCTCCGACACCCGCCGCGGCCGCCCCGCCACCCACCGGCTCTTCGCCGCCATGCATCAGCAGCACGGCTGGCGCGGCTCGGCAGACCACTTCGGCCTGGCCGGCGCGATCCTGCTCGGCGACCTGCTGCAGTCGTGGGCCGACGAGCTCATGCAAGCCGCGGGCGACGCGACGGCCGATCGCGGAGCCGCTCGGCGCGCCCGGCACCACTTCAACCGCATGCGCAGCGAGGTCGCCGCCGGGCAGTACCTCGACGTGCTCGAGGAGCAGTACGCCGCGTTCGCCTCGCACGAGGAGCAGCTCGAACGCTCCACCCGCGTGCTCGTCTACAAGTCGGCGAAGTACAGCGTCGAGGCGCCCCTGCTCATCGGGGCGGCGCTCGCCGGCGCCGACGAGCAGCACGAGCAGGCGCTCGCCGACTTCGGTCTGCCCGTGGGCGTCGCCTTCCAGCTGCGCGACGACCTGCTCGGCGTGTTCGGCGACGAGGAGATCACTGGCAAGCCGATCGCCGACGACCTCAGCGAGGGCAAGCGCACGGTGCTCGTCACGCTCGCCCGAGAGAACCTGCCCACGACCCAGCGGCGCATCTTCGACGACCTGCTCGGCAGCGAGCTCGACCGTGAGCAGGTCTCGATGCTGCAGCGCACGATCCGCGAGAGCGGGGCCGTCGAGCGCGTCGAGGAGATGATCACGCGCAACCTCGACCGGGCGACCTCGTCGCTGCAGCGGGCGCAGATCCGCCCCGACGCGGCGCAGTCACTCATCGGCCTGTCGGAGCGCGCGGCGCGGCGCACGTTCTAA
- a CDS encoding Rv2175c family DNA-binding protein, whose protein sequence is MPQNIAPDTPFLTVPDLVERFGLAPGKIHRLIEDHHLAAVRVDGVLRVPAEFVQDDHPLPPLRGTILVLLDAGFSIDETVAWLLAHNDELGERPIDSLRAGRKSAVRRATQALAF, encoded by the coding sequence GTGCCCCAGAACATCGCACCCGATACGCCGTTCCTCACCGTCCCGGATCTCGTCGAGCGCTTCGGCCTCGCCCCCGGAAAGATCCACCGACTCATCGAGGACCACCACCTCGCCGCCGTGCGCGTCGACGGCGTGCTCCGCGTGCCTGCCGAGTTCGTGCAGGACGACCACCCGCTGCCCCCGCTGCGCGGCACGATCCTTGTGCTGCTCGACGCCGGCTTCTCGATCGACGAGACCGTGGCGTGGTTGCTCGCGCACAACGACGAGCTGGGGGAGCGGCCGATCGACTCGCTGCGCGCCGGGCGCAAGAGCGCCGTGCGGCGGGCGACGCAGGCGCTCGCCTTCTGA